In the Xiamenia xianingshaonis genome, one interval contains:
- the xseB gene encoding exodeoxyribonuclease VII small subunit: MNDDAQKPIEDLTFREAMDELDAIVALLESNTLELEDSLARYERGVALLQSLQKRLSTAQQKVDVLMGELVVDATDEERDTTLS; encoded by the coding sequence ATGAACGACGACGCGCAAAAGCCCATCGAGGATCTGACGTTTCGCGAGGCCATGGACGAGCTTGACGCCATCGTGGCGCTGCTCGAGAGCAACACGCTCGAGCTGGAGGACAGCCTGGCGCGCTACGAGCGCGGCGTCGCGCTTTTGCAGTCGCTGCAAAAGCGGCTGTCCACAGCCCAGCAAAAGGTCGACGTGCTCATGGGCGAGCTCGTCGTCGACGCGACCGACGAAGAGCGCGACACCACGCTGTCGTAG
- a CDS encoding acetate/propionate family kinase — MNVLVINAGSSSLKYRLLNVERQEVLAKGICERVGSQEAFHKHGLDDNERVIDAQMADHDEAMALVLESLTHGPTAAVSSLDEIDAIGHRIVQGGKYFDRSVLIDDDVIAKIDELAELAPLHNGAALMGIRACQKHMPGKPMVAVFDTSFFQTLPPKAYMYPLPYELYEKYAIRKYGAHGTSHRYISERAASFLDEPLEDLKLITCHIGNGCSMSAIDHGVAVDTSMGLTPLDGLMMGTRCGAIDPAIVPFVMEHENLTGAEVNDLMNKKSGLLGISGISNDLRSVREASENGDERAMLAYDMYSNSIKKYIGQYIAVMGGVDAIVLTAGVGENCDKMRRMIFSGLQPLGIKIDLEKNKERGGERLISTDDSEVQIMIIPTDEEYMIARDTFDIVHEKIGVEGGVFVD; from the coding sequence TTGAACGTCTTGGTTATCAATGCAGGATCGTCTTCGTTGAAGTACCGGCTTCTGAACGTCGAGCGTCAAGAAGTCCTTGCCAAGGGCATCTGCGAGCGCGTCGGCTCGCAAGAGGCGTTCCACAAGCACGGCCTTGACGACAACGAGCGGGTCATCGACGCGCAGATGGCCGACCACGACGAGGCGATGGCGCTTGTCTTGGAATCGCTCACGCACGGTCCTACCGCCGCTGTCTCCTCGCTTGACGAGATCGACGCCATCGGGCACCGCATCGTGCAGGGCGGCAAGTACTTCGACCGCTCCGTCCTCATCGACGACGACGTCATTGCCAAGATCGACGAGCTGGCAGAGCTTGCGCCGCTGCACAACGGCGCCGCCCTCATGGGCATCCGCGCCTGCCAAAAGCACATGCCCGGCAAGCCTATGGTGGCCGTGTTCGACACGTCGTTTTTCCAGACGCTGCCGCCGAAGGCCTACATGTATCCGCTGCCCTACGAGCTCTACGAAAAGTACGCCATCCGGAAATACGGCGCCCACGGCACGTCGCATCGCTACATTTCCGAGCGGGCGGCCTCGTTTTTGGACGAGCCTCTTGAAGACCTCAAGCTCATCACCTGCCACATCGGCAACGGCTGCTCCATGTCGGCCATCGACCACGGCGTGGCGGTCGACACGTCCATGGGCCTCACGCCGCTCGACGGGCTTATGATGGGCACGCGCTGCGGCGCCATCGATCCGGCCATCGTGCCGTTCGTCATGGAGCACGAAAACCTCACTGGCGCGGAAGTGAACGACCTCATGAACAAGAAGTCGGGCCTGCTCGGCATCTCTGGCATCTCCAACGACCTGCGCAGCGTGCGCGAGGCGTCCGAGAACGGCGACGAGCGCGCGATGCTCGCCTATGACATGTACTCCAACTCCATCAAGAAGTACATCGGCCAGTACATCGCGGTCATGGGCGGCGTGGACGCCATCGTGCTGACGGCGGGCGTCGGCGAGAACTGCGACAAGATGCGCCGCATGATCTTTTCAGGCCTGCAGCCTCTCGGCATCAAGATCGACCTGGAAAAGAACAAGGAGCGCGGCGGCGAGCGCCTTATCTCCACCGACGACTCGGAAGTGCAGATCATGATCATTCCCACCGACGAAGAATACATGATCGCCCGCGACACCTTCGACATCGTCCACGAGAAGATCGGCGTCGAGGGCGGCGTCTTCGTCGACTGA
- a CDS encoding AzlC family ABC transporter permease, with amino-acid sequence MTKSDSIRQALQAAFPIMLGYVAIGIPCGILCDSIGLSALQVFLLSALFYSGAGQFMIPNMWLAGSPVASIIASVSLVNTRQMLYSAAFAPACKGAKKRLSFLFAATVTDESYGVNVQKFSEGGWSVGKATMVNLLSQSSWAVSNVVGVLVGSALGIPLAIAAFAMTSIFICLMVTQKLSAANLVAMGVAFVGVYACKAVGLAGPAILVGAVLGVAAAIAFTWARRRG; translated from the coding sequence ATGACGAAGAGCGATTCCATACGGCAAGCGTTGCAGGCGGCGTTTCCCATCATGCTGGGGTACGTCGCCATCGGCATTCCCTGCGGCATTCTGTGCGACTCCATCGGACTGAGCGCGCTGCAGGTGTTTTTGCTGTCGGCCCTGTTCTATTCGGGGGCGGGCCAGTTCATGATTCCCAACATGTGGCTCGCCGGCTCGCCGGTGGCCTCCATCATCGCGTCGGTGTCGCTCGTCAACACGCGCCAGATGCTTTATTCGGCCGCGTTCGCGCCGGCGTGCAAGGGCGCGAAGAAGCGGCTTTCGTTTCTGTTCGCCGCCACCGTGACCGACGAAAGCTACGGCGTGAACGTGCAGAAGTTTTCCGAGGGCGGCTGGAGCGTGGGGAAGGCCACGATGGTGAACCTGCTGTCGCAGTCGTCGTGGGCGGTCTCCAACGTTGTCGGCGTGCTGGTGGGAAGCGCGCTGGGCATTCCGCTCGCCATCGCCGCATTCGCGATGACGTCCATCTTCATCTGCCTCATGGTCACGCAAAAGCTCTCTGCGGCGAACCTCGTCGCGATGGGCGTGGCGTTCGTCGGCGTGTACGCGTGCAAGGCCGTGGGGCTTGCAGGCCCGGCCATCTTGGTCGGCGCGGTGCTGGGCGTTGCCGCCGCCATCGCGTTCACCTGGGCCCGAAGGAGGGGATAG
- a CDS encoding AzlD domain-containing protein has translation MEAPMDWGTFLLVFLACAATMLVCRVVPLFVLKGKNLPAGLEEALGFIPPAAFAALVANDLVSPGMFDAGLWPAAAPLVAAVVVAVVAVKTKSLLWCGVSGVAAYGLLTLI, from the coding sequence ATGGAAGCGCCCATGGATTGGGGGACGTTCCTCCTCGTCTTTCTCGCCTGCGCGGCCACGATGCTCGTCTGCCGCGTCGTGCCGCTGTTCGTGCTGAAGGGGAAGAACCTTCCCGCAGGCTTGGAAGAGGCCTTGGGCTTCATCCCGCCGGCCGCCTTTGCCGCGCTCGTCGCCAACGACCTCGTGTCGCCGGGCATGTTCGATGCGGGGCTGTGGCCGGCTGCGGCGCCGCTCGTTGCCGCCGTCGTGGTCGCCGTCGTGGCGGTGAAGACGAAGTCGCTTTTGTGGTGCGGCGTCTCGGGCGTCGCCGCCTACGGCCTGCTGACGCTCATCTGA
- the rplS gene encoding 50S ribosomal protein L19: MDIIRAIEQQQMKQDVPQFNVGDNVKVHYRITEGNRERIQVFQGDVIRRQGAQNRETFTVRKISFSVGVERTFPVHSPKIEKIEVVRQGAVRRAKLYYLRNKIGKAAKIKEKSFR, encoded by the coding sequence ATGGATATCATTCGTGCCATCGAACAACAGCAGATGAAGCAGGACGTGCCCCAATTCAACGTGGGCGACAACGTGAAGGTGCACTATCGCATCACTGAGGGCAACCGCGAGCGTATCCAGGTGTTCCAGGGTGACGTCATCCGCCGCCAGGGCGCTCAGAACCGCGAGACGTTCACCGTTCGCAAGATCAGCTTCTCCGTGGGCGTCGAGCGCACCTTCCCGGTGCATTCGCCGAAGATCGAGAAGATCGAAGTCGTGCGTCAGGGCGCCGTGCGCCGCGCGAAGCTGTACTATCTGCGCAACAAGATCGGCAAGGCCGCCAAGATCAAGGAGAAGTCGTTCCGCTAA
- a CDS encoding ribonuclease HII has product MELTVACIVQLLNEADEETFAVLERSLEADGRKGVRRAVAQARRRLDRQAAERARLDGLYAFERELAGRPDAVVVGLDEAGRGPLAGPLAVGAVVLGQERIEGLNDSKQVKEADRSRLAQAVREKALACHVEFVEPAVIDEVGMARALRLAFSRALAAVEAGGVAADVVLVDGNPLHIDPREVNVVKGDARCAAIAAASIVAKVARDALMVEYDKEYPGYGFAQNKGYGSAGHLRAIDELGLTPIHRASFCTRIEQPSLF; this is encoded by the coding sequence ATGGAACTGACGGTGGCCTGCATTGTGCAGCTGCTCAACGAAGCGGACGAAGAGACGTTCGCGGTGCTTGAGCGCTCGCTTGAAGCCGACGGGCGCAAGGGCGTGCGACGGGCGGTCGCGCAGGCGCGGCGACGGCTTGACCGGCAGGCGGCGGAGCGGGCGCGCCTTGACGGCCTGTACGCGTTCGAGCGCGAGCTGGCGGGAAGGCCCGATGCGGTCGTCGTGGGGCTTGACGAAGCGGGACGCGGGCCTTTGGCCGGCCCGCTGGCCGTCGGCGCGGTCGTGCTCGGGCAGGAACGCATCGAGGGCTTGAACGACTCCAAGCAGGTGAAAGAGGCGGACCGTTCGCGTCTGGCGCAGGCGGTGCGCGAAAAGGCGCTGGCCTGCCACGTGGAGTTCGTCGAGCCGGCCGTCATCGACGAGGTCGGCATGGCGCGAGCGCTGCGCCTGGCCTTTTCCCGGGCGCTGGCGGCCGTGGAGGCGGGCGGCGTTGCGGCGGACGTCGTGCTTGTCGACGGCAACCCCTTGCACATCGATCCGCGCGAGGTGAACGTCGTGAAAGGGGACGCTCGCTGTGCCGCGATCGCGGCGGCGTCGATCGTGGCGAAGGTGGCCCGCGACGCGCTCATGGTCGAATACGACAAGGAGTATCCGGGGTACGGCTTTGCCCAGAACAAGGGATACGGCAGCGCGGGGCATCTGCGCGCCATCGACGAGCTCGGCTTGACGCCCATCCACCGCGCGTCGTTCTGCACGCGCATCGAGCAGCCGTCGCTGTTTTAA
- a CDS encoding YraN family protein, translating to MAQTRKSVEELTRKELGRCGENAGAVYLTRRGYDILARNWRCSAGEVDIVARDEDMLVFVEVKTRKGTDHGFPHEAVTPEKRDRYERIALQFLGEYETGDLQIRFDILGITIKEGAGAAIRHHMNAFGSGEVL from the coding sequence ATGGCGCAGACTCGAAAAAGCGTGGAAGAGCTGACGAGGAAAGAGCTGGGGCGGTGCGGCGAGAACGCCGGGGCGGTCTATTTGACGCGGCGGGGCTACGACATTCTGGCCCGCAACTGGCGCTGCTCGGCGGGCGAGGTCGACATCGTCGCCCGCGACGAGGACATGCTCGTGTTCGTCGAGGTGAAAACGAGAAAGGGCACCGACCACGGCTTTCCTCACGAGGCGGTGACGCCTGAGAAGCGCGACCGCTACGAGCGGATCGCGCTGCAGTTTCTCGGCGAGTACGAGACGGGCGATCTGCAGATCCGCTTCGACATCCTCGGGATCACGATCAAGGAAGGCGCCGGCGCCGCGATCCGCCATCACATGAACGCGTTCGGAAGCGGGGAAGTCCTGTGA
- a CDS encoding YifB family Mg chelatase-like AAA ATPase has translation MPASSKETGRCCVHAATLRGVEAMPVTVEVSVSAGYPGFAIVGMGDVSVQESRERVKGALRACGFRMPEHKIVVNLAPGSLKKTGTGFDLPIAAGILVASSQVDPRVLEGRLFVGELSLQGDVRCVAGMLAYALCAKRQGLGLVCPASMDVAVANGVECGVIESIGDLRFESLPPLCLEAAPLDAKAADFCDIAGHDVAKRALQIAAAGSHGVLMMGPPGSGKTMLASRLPSILPPLAEDESLEAAVVHSVAGLDIAPILAGVRPFRSPHHSASLAGLVGGGSPPRPGEISLAHHGVLFLDELPEFSPSVLQGIRQPLELGRVSITRADGTVDFPARFQLVAAANPCPCGYFGDPKEPCRCTVPQIRKYQGRIGGPVLDRIDLHIDVARESSSAVLATGQGSSSAALREGVMRARAFAAWRAARSGGFATAGAESRKPEADLAGRAVSPCGRGTHRRAPKELVEACCLADDDLRFLENAADKSLMSGRALMRVLSIARTIADMEESERVCRSHLYEAIGFRVRGCEI, from the coding sequence ATGCCGGCGTCGTCGAAGGAGACCGGCCGGTGCTGCGTGCATGCGGCCACGCTGCGCGGCGTCGAGGCCATGCCAGTGACCGTTGAAGTGAGCGTCAGCGCCGGGTATCCGGGATTCGCCATCGTCGGCATGGGGGACGTCTCGGTGCAGGAGTCGCGCGAGCGCGTCAAAGGGGCGCTGCGGGCCTGCGGGTTCCGCATGCCCGAGCACAAGATCGTCGTGAATTTGGCGCCTGGCTCGCTCAAAAAGACCGGCACGGGGTTCGACCTGCCCATCGCGGCGGGCATTCTCGTCGCCAGCTCGCAGGTCGATCCGCGCGTGCTGGAAGGCCGGCTCTTCGTCGGCGAGCTGTCGCTGCAGGGCGACGTGCGCTGCGTCGCCGGCATGCTCGCGTACGCGCTGTGCGCGAAACGGCAGGGCCTAGGGCTGGTATGCCCCGCTTCCATGGACGTGGCCGTGGCGAACGGCGTGGAATGCGGCGTCATCGAGTCCATCGGCGATCTGCGCTTCGAGTCGCTTCCGCCGCTGTGCCTCGAGGCGGCCCCGCTTGACGCGAAGGCGGCCGACTTTTGCGACATTGCCGGCCATGACGTGGCGAAACGGGCGCTTCAGATAGCTGCGGCCGGGTCCCACGGCGTGCTCATGATGGGGCCGCCCGGCTCGGGCAAGACCATGCTCGCGTCGCGTTTGCCCTCCATCCTGCCTCCGCTTGCGGAGGACGAGTCGCTGGAGGCCGCGGTGGTGCATTCGGTCGCCGGGCTCGACATCGCGCCGATCCTGGCCGGCGTGCGCCCGTTTCGCAGCCCGCACCATTCGGCGTCGCTTGCGGGGCTGGTCGGGGGCGGCTCGCCGCCGCGGCCGGGCGAAATATCGCTTGCGCACCACGGCGTGCTGTTTTTGGACGAGCTGCCGGAGTTCTCGCCTTCAGTGCTCCAAGGCATTCGCCAGCCGCTCGAGCTTGGCCGCGTGAGCATCACCCGCGCCGACGGCACCGTCGACTTCCCGGCGCGGTTTCAGCTGGTCGCAGCTGCGAATCCCTGCCCGTGCGGCTACTTTGGCGACCCGAAGGAGCCGTGCCGCTGCACCGTTCCGCAGATCAGGAAGTACCAGGGCCGCATTGGCGGGCCGGTGCTCGACCGCATCGACCTGCACATCGATGTGGCGCGGGAGTCGTCCTCGGCGGTGCTGGCCACCGGCCAGGGCAGCTCGTCGGCGGCGCTGCGCGAAGGGGTCATGCGGGCCCGCGCCTTTGCGGCGTGGAGGGCGGCACGATCCGGCGGCTTTGCAACGGCCGGGGCGGAGAGCCGCAAGCCCGAGGCGGATCTGGCGGGACGTGCGGTCTCGCCGTGCGGGCGCGGGACGCATCGCCGTGCGCCGAAAGAGCTGGTCGAGGCGTGCTGCCTTGCCGACGACGACCTGCGGTTCCTTGAAAACGCCGCCGACAAGTCGCTCATGTCGGGACGTGCGCTCATGCGCGTGCTGTCCATCGCCCGCACCATCGCCGACATGGAAGAGTCCGAGCGGGTCTGTCGCAGCCACCTGTACGAGGCCATCGGGTTTCGCGTGAGGGGGTGCGAGATATGA
- a CDS encoding DNA-processing protein DprA → MTDIARDLKIRGPRFEVQRGSSRYPKALLRLAHPPEVLFGIGSVEALREGVAVIGARKATSYGIGCASRFARLAARRGLVVVSGGARGCDAAAHRAALEEGAPTIVFFGGGCDEVYPKEHLPLFQDVVDQGGVVVSEQPWDCPPLPYMFRERNRLIAAMGRCVLVVEAGLPSGTFSTADEALAIGRDVLAVPGAITAKTSAGANRLISQGAVPIVDDEGFEDVLDALFGAPPTRPAAGEAAGLFPAGNPVAAALSAGPRTLEELRDLAASCCGAIDPSTWLLQAVAQGELEGWCVRQPDGRFGLRG, encoded by the coding sequence ATGACGGACATCGCCCGCGACCTGAAGATACGGGGTCCGCGCTTCGAGGTGCAGCGAGGGTCGTCGCGTTACCCCAAAGCGCTTCTGCGGCTCGCCCATCCTCCCGAGGTTCTTTTCGGCATCGGCAGCGTCGAGGCGCTGCGCGAAGGCGTGGCGGTCATCGGCGCCCGCAAAGCGACGTCCTACGGCATCGGCTGCGCCTCCCGCTTCGCCCGCTTGGCCGCCCGGCGCGGGCTCGTCGTCGTGTCGGGCGGCGCGCGCGGCTGCGACGCGGCGGCCCACCGCGCCGCGCTTGAAGAGGGAGCGCCGACCATCGTCTTTTTCGGCGGCGGGTGCGACGAGGTCTACCCCAAAGAGCACCTGCCGCTGTTCCAGGACGTCGTCGACCAGGGCGGCGTCGTCGTGTCCGAGCAGCCGTGGGACTGCCCGCCTCTGCCCTATATGTTCCGCGAGCGCAACCGGCTCATCGCGGCAATGGGGCGGTGCGTGCTGGTCGTCGAGGCCGGACTGCCGTCGGGCACGTTTTCCACGGCCGACGAGGCGCTCGCCATCGGCCGCGACGTCCTGGCGGTCCCCGGCGCCATCACCGCCAAGACGTCGGCCGGGGCCAATCGGCTCATCTCCCAGGGCGCCGTGCCCATCGTGGACGACGAGGGCTTCGAAGACGTGCTCGACGCCCTGTTCGGGGCGCCGCCGACGCGTCCGGCGGCCGGCGAGGCGGCGGGGCTGTTCCCGGCCGGCAACCCCGTCGCTGCGGCGCTGTCCGCTGGCCCGCGCACGCTCGAGGAGCTGCGCGATCTGGCGGCGTCGTGCTGCGGGGCGATCGATCCTTCGACCTGGCTTTTGCAGGCCGTCGCCCAAGGGGAGCTGGAGGGCTGGTGCGTGCGCCAGCCCGACGGGCGCTTCGGGCTGCGCGGCTGA
- the trmFO gene encoding methylenetetrahydrofolate--tRNA-(uracil(54)-C(5))-methyltransferase (FADH(2)-oxidizing) TrmFO, translated as MNTTTCRPLSGETPHVKIIGAGLAGSEAALQLAMRGVRVTLKEMRPGKSTLVHASGRCAELVCSNSLKSKKPESAAGMLKEELRVLGSRLYDTALACEVPAGGALAVDRDAFSHAVTASLEAHPLIELVRDEALDVMAEARGFDALVVAAGPLASDALAASLAKITGEDALAFYDAAAPIVLADSLDNSVLFTQSRYEEDAEQGDYLNAPFTKDEYEAFIRELVEAERVIPKDFETRELFSACQPIEEIARKGFDAPRFGPLKPVGLIDPRTGRRPWAVLQLRAEDRARQSYNLVGFQTNLTFPEQKRVFSLIPGLGNAEFARFGVMHRNTFIDAPRLLDDRLRLHAALLPDEAPPVYVAGQLGGTEGYCEAIRSGLHVALCVAARLAGVEAPPLPRQTAFGALLAYATDPDTRDYQPMHVNFGIMAPLDAPVRNKRQRYAAYAQRGRDALAAYRDALDACGLLAESAGRADG; from the coding sequence ATGAATACGACGACATGCCGCCCGCTTTCGGGCGAGACCCCCCACGTGAAGATCATCGGCGCCGGCCTGGCCGGCAGCGAGGCCGCGCTGCAGCTGGCGATGCGCGGCGTGCGCGTCACGCTCAAGGAGATGCGCCCCGGCAAGAGCACGCTCGTCCATGCGAGCGGGCGCTGCGCCGAGCTCGTCTGTTCCAACTCGCTTAAGTCGAAGAAGCCCGAAAGCGCCGCCGGCATGCTCAAAGAAGAGCTGCGCGTGCTGGGATCGCGCCTGTACGATACGGCGCTTGCGTGCGAAGTGCCCGCCGGAGGCGCCTTGGCGGTCGACCGCGACGCCTTTTCGCACGCCGTGACGGCTTCCCTTGAGGCGCATCCGCTCATCGAGCTCGTGCGCGACGAGGCGCTTGACGTGATGGCCGAAGCGCGAGGCTTCGACGCCCTGGTCGTGGCGGCCGGCCCCCTCGCCTCCGATGCGCTCGCGGCGTCGCTTGCGAAGATCACCGGCGAGGACGCGCTCGCGTTCTACGACGCCGCCGCGCCCATCGTGCTGGCCGATTCGCTCGATAATAGCGTCCTGTTCACGCAAAGCCGCTACGAAGAGGACGCCGAGCAGGGCGACTACCTCAACGCGCCGTTCACGAAAGACGAATACGAGGCGTTCATCCGCGAGCTGGTGGAAGCCGAGCGCGTGATACCGAAGGACTTCGAGACGCGCGAGCTGTTCTCGGCGTGCCAGCCCATCGAAGAGATCGCCCGGAAAGGCTTCGATGCCCCGCGCTTCGGCCCCCTGAAGCCGGTCGGGCTCATCGATCCGCGAACGGGCCGGCGCCCCTGGGCCGTTTTGCAGCTGCGGGCGGAGGACCGGGCGCGACAGAGCTACAACCTGGTCGGGTTTCAGACGAACCTCACGTTTCCAGAGCAGAAGCGGGTCTTTTCGCTCATCCCCGGACTGGGAAACGCCGAGTTCGCCCGCTTCGGCGTCATGCACCGCAACACGTTCATCGACGCGCCGCGGCTGCTTGACGACCGGCTGCGCCTTCATGCGGCGCTGCTGCCCGACGAGGCGCCGCCGGTGTACGTGGCGGGCCAGCTCGGCGGCACGGAGGGCTACTGCGAGGCTATCCGCTCCGGCCTGCACGTCGCGCTGTGCGTCGCGGCCCGTCTTGCCGGCGTCGAGGCGCCGCCGCTTCCGCGGCAGACGGCCTTCGGGGCGCTGCTGGCCTATGCGACCGACCCGGACACCCGCGACTACCAGCCCATGCACGTGAATTTCGGCATCATGGCGCCGCTCGACGCGCCCGTCCGCAACAAGCGCCAGCGCTATGCGGCCTACGCCCAGCGGGGCCGGGACGCCTTGGCCGCCTATCGCGACGCCCTAGACGCGTGCGGGCTGCTGGCGGAAAGCGCCGGTCGCGCCGATGGCTGA
- a CDS encoding tyrosine recombinase XerC, translating into MAEDAPTQLGRYAELVGRYCDSLRVERNCSPHTVRAYACDLDGYGRWADRAGIDPLRASHRDVRGYLAELDAAAYERATINRRISAVRGFYGWLAAQGVIESDPTALLSGPKMRRRLPHTLRLGDIESLLAATRADAGDDPQARALALRNEALLEVVYAAGLRVSEAVSLTVDSIDAPSRQVKVFGKGSKERIVPVHDRALRAVDAYLRDGRPVLAKAPDEKALFLSVRGRPLTTDAVRKTFKDLLSRAGLDGSYTPHDLRHSFATDVLAGGADLRSVQEMLGHVSLSTTQVYTHLAPERLKEVHRLAHPRAADDDEAL; encoded by the coding sequence ATGGCTGAGGACGCGCCGACGCAGCTCGGCCGCTATGCGGAGCTTGTCGGGCGGTATTGCGACAGCCTGCGTGTCGAGCGGAACTGCTCTCCCCACACCGTTCGCGCCTACGCCTGCGACCTCGACGGATACGGGCGCTGGGCCGACCGGGCCGGCATCGACCCGCTGCGCGCCTCGCATCGCGACGTGCGCGGGTATCTGGCCGAGCTTGACGCGGCGGCTTACGAACGCGCCACGATCAACCGCCGCATCAGCGCCGTGCGCGGCTTCTACGGCTGGCTTGCGGCCCAGGGCGTCATCGAAAGCGACCCGACCGCGCTGCTGTCCGGTCCGAAGATGCGCCGCCGCCTGCCGCACACGCTGCGCCTCGGCGACATCGAGTCGCTGCTTGCGGCGACGCGGGCAGATGCCGGCGATGATCCGCAGGCCCGCGCCCTGGCGCTGCGCAATGAGGCGCTGCTCGAGGTCGTCTATGCGGCCGGCCTGCGCGTGTCTGAAGCGGTGTCGCTCACGGTCGACTCCATCGATGCGCCGTCAAGGCAGGTCAAGGTGTTCGGCAAGGGCTCGAAGGAGCGCATCGTTCCCGTGCACGACCGGGCGCTGCGGGCGGTCGACGCCTACCTGCGCGACGGCCGTCCCGTGCTGGCGAAGGCGCCGGACGAAAAGGCCCTGTTCCTGTCCGTTCGCGGGCGCCCCCTCACGACCGACGCGGTGCGCAAGACGTTCAAGGACCTGCTTTCCCGTGCGGGCCTCGACGGGTCGTACACGCCCCACGACCTGCGCCATTCCTTTGCCACCGACGTGCTTGCCGGAGGGGCCGACCTGCGCAGCGTCCAAGAGATGCTCGGGCACGTCAGCCTGTCGACGACGCAGGTCTACACCCATTTGGCGCCCGAGCGCTTGAAAGAGGTGCATCGGCTCGCCCACCCTCGCGCTGCAGACGACGACGAAGCCCTGTAG
- a CDS encoding nitrous oxide-stimulated promoter family protein — protein MDRPTDSPATAKRREREKRTISCMVALYCAGNHDSAERTEAAFCQEPVCPACAEIDAYAVNRTERCRHMETKTSCGECESHCYSPEMREAIRRIMRYSGPRMMTKHPIAAIRHRLKR, from the coding sequence ATGGACCGCCCAACCGATTCCCCCGCCACCGCCAAGCGGCGCGAACGCGAGAAGCGCACCATCTCCTGCATGGTCGCTTTGTACTGCGCCGGCAACCACGACTCCGCCGAGCGCACCGAGGCCGCCTTCTGTCAGGAACCGGTCTGCCCCGCCTGCGCCGAAATCGACGCCTACGCCGTCAACCGCACCGAACGGTGCCGGCACATGGAGACCAAAACGTCGTGCGGCGAATGCGAAAGCCACTGCTACAGCCCCGAAATGCGTGAGGCCATCCGCCGAATCATGCGCTATTCCGGACCGCGCATGATGACCAAGCACCCCATCGCCGCCATCCGGCACCGGCTCAAGCGCTAA